One part of the Osmerus mordax isolate fOsmMor3 chromosome 18, fOsmMor3.pri, whole genome shotgun sequence genome encodes these proteins:
- the sdc2 gene encoding syndecan-2: MRNIWIILTLGITAFLSGERIAEAAKPSSPQVDDLYLDETGSGGYYPEDDDDFNSGSGSGVGEEEVEKAVTVSTLYIMPKAVPTKDSTKDFTPRVETAPVRDLSTETPQKPARTEPPAVVTEDVRGRNQMTSTPGGDLNEIPLEPIEVRSENLFQRTEVLAAVIAGGVIGFLFAIFLILLLVYRMRKKDEGSYDLGERKPSGAAYQKAPTKEFYA; encoded by the exons ATAGCGGAGGCGGCcaagccctcctcaccccaggTGGATGATCTGTACCTGGATGAAACAGGCTCTGGAGGATATTACCCTGAGGATGATGACGACTTCAACTCAGGCTCCGGCTCAG gcgtgggggaggaggaggtggagaaagcGGTGACCGTCAGCACGTTGTACATCATGCCCAAAGCTGTGCCCACCAAGGACTCCACCAAAGACTTCACCCCCCGGGTGGAGACAGCTCCAGTCAGGGATCTGTCCACAGAGACGCCCCAGAAGCCCGCCAGGACAGAG cccccggcGGTGGTGACAGAGGACGTGCGTGGCAGGAACCAGATGACCAGCACTCCAGGGGGAGACCTCAACGAGATCCCCCTGGAGCCTATCGAGGTGCGCTCGGAAAACCTGTTCCAGAGGACAGAGGTGCTGGCAG CCGTCATTGCGGGCGGGGTCATTGGCTTCCTCTTCGccatcttcctcatcctccttctggTCTACCGCATGAGGAAGAAGGACGAGGGAAGCTACGACCTGGGCGAGAGGAAGCCCTCTGGAGCAGCCTATCAAAAGGCCCCCACCAAGGAGTTTTATGCATAA